TGTGAAGCATCAAAGGGAACAACCTGTAATCCTAATTTCCTTTCTGCAATATCAAAGCTTGTCTTTGTTCTTGTACTGTCTTCGAAGAAAAGATTGGAACAAAAAACTTCGCCTTCAATTTTAGCAGTTTTTCCATTTCTGAAAGCCATCGCTTCTGTCAGTATACTGTTGATTTTCTCGGTACTTAGTTCTGTAATCGTAAACATAATCTTAATTTTTAAGCATAAAAAAAGCGAAGACAACAATCTTCGCTAATAACAATAAATATCGTAAAGGGCGCTTTCGCCCGGTAAATCTAATGATATAAATGCTTTTTTATTCATTAGGTGCAAAGATACAAAAATTTCACGAACCTCCAAAAACAAATTTTAAAATAAATTAAAACCCTTAGTATTTACCTATTCTCATTTAAAATTAATATTTTTGTTAACATTCAAATTTATTCTATGGATTTAAAAGACAAAATGATTCTCAGCATTATTCAGGAAGACTCCACTTTATCTGTGAAAGAAATTTCAGAAAAGATCGGTCTTACCTTTACTCCGACGTATGAAAGAATCAAACAATTGGAGAAGCACGGGATCATTCAAAAGTATGTAGGCCTTTTAGATCGTGAGAAGCTTGGGTTAAACATTGTTGTTTACTGTAATGTTCGTCTTAAAGAGCAATCCAAGAAAGTATTGGAAACCTTTGAGAAACATATTGGAAAGTATGATGAAGTACAGGAAATCATCAGTCTTTCCGGAGAGTATGACTATATGTTGAAGATTATTGCCAAAGACATCAATTCTTATAATGAATTTGCAGTTAATGTTATCTCAAACGTTCCTAATATCGGACAGTACCACAGTTCTATCGTCCTTCATGAGGTGAAAAAATCTACTAAATTCAAAATTGAACTTGAATAGTTCTTTTACTTTTAAGCCTTAAGAAGCTTTATGTGATTTCATCACAATCATCAATTTCAAAGATCAAAATAAAATCCAACCATTAAGACAGCTTAAGCAATTAAGATTTAAGGATTTCACAACGATAAAACATAAGGCGATTCTAAAGTAATTTTTAGATTTTTATGTCAGCTCAAGCCTTTATATATCTTAATGGTTTAGATTTTAACCTAATAATTTATTCTTCAGTTTATTGAACTGGTATTCTATTTTATCCAGGCAAAGATTTCCTATACTTCCCTGATGAGTATGATCCAGAGCGCCAGGTTCAAATTCAAATTCATTGTTTTCGATTTCCTGTCCTACTTTTACATAAGCATCACGGAAAGAACTTCCGCTTTTTACTTCTTCATTGATCTTCTCTACACTGAATAGGTATTTGTATTTTTCATCCTCAAGGATTCCATCTTTTACCTGAATATTCGGTAAGGTATAACTTAAGATTTCCAGACATTCTTTCAATGAATCAATAGCCGGGAAAAGAATTTCTTTAGTCAATTGTACATCTCTGTGATATCCTGAAGGAAGGTTATTGGTCAGTAAAATCAATTCATTTGGCAGCGCTTGAATTCTATTGCATCGTGCACGAACCAGCTCAAAAATATCAGGGTTCTTTTTATGCGGCATAATGCTGCTTCCTGTTGTAAACTCCTTTGGAAAGCTGATGAAATTGAAGTTCTGATTCAGGTACAGACATACATCATAAGCAAATTTCCCAAGTGTTCCCGCCAATGTTGCCATTGCCATCGCCAATAGTTTCTCTGATTTCCCACGAGTCATCTGGGCATACACAGAGTTATAATTCATAGACTGAAACCCAAGATTATAGGTTGTACTTTCACGATTAATTGGGAAAGACGAACCATAACCAGCTGCCGAACCCAGTGGATTCTTATTGATGATGTTTTTGTTGAAAACAGCATTTCCACATCATCTAAAAGGGCTTCTGCATACGCTCCAAACCACAATCCAAACGATGAAGGCATTGCAATCTGTAAGTGGGTATACCCTGGAAGCAATACATTTTTATGTTGATCTGCCAGCTGGATTAAAATCTGGAAAAACTCATCAGTCAGTGCTGTGATTTCACGGATTTCATCTAATAAATACAGTTTTATATCTAATAAAACCTGATCATTTCTTGATCTTGCCGTGTGAATTTTCTTTCCTGTATCGCCTAATTTTGTAATCAGGATCGCTTCTACCTGAGAATGGATATCCTCAGCTTCTTTATCAATTTCAAAAGTTCCGTTTTCAATTTCCTGTAAAATATCGTTTAACACCGCCAGCATTTGCTCGGATTCTTCCAGAGAAATAATTCCGGTTTCTGCAAGCATTGTACAATGTGCCATAGAACCTTTAACATCATATTTTGCTAAACGTTCGTCGAAGTCAAGATCTTTTCCTACGGTAAAGTTATTGACTAATATATTGGTGGCCAGGTCATCCTTTTGCCATATCTTTTTCATAAGTAATAATTGATTTTCTAAGACTGCAAAACATCGTATTACGACGCACAGCCCGATTTAAAATATTTGATTGATTTTGACAAGCCCAGCAAGACTATCCTTATTATTATTAACTATAAAAAAACATTTCCTTAATATGTAAAGTCACTTTTTAATGGTATTGTTTGCATAAATCCTTATTAAAACGTAAACTTTATTGCCTGCTGAGCATTAGTCAAAATATATTGTAGATATTCAGATGTAAGATATCAGACTGTTTATTTTTATCTGATATCTGAGGTCTAGTATCTGATATCTTTACAACACCTTTTCCAAAATTTGGATGTAGATCTCTATTCCCTCTTCTATTTCATTGATATAGATAAATTCATCCGCTGTATGAGAGCGCCTACTGTCTCCAGGCCCCATTTTCACAGAGGTACATGGAATAATTGCCTGATCTGAAGAGGTTGGGGAACCATAGGTTGTCCTTCCTATTTCCACTCCTGCTTTTACAAACGGGTGATCCATTTCTATTTTTGAAGAATTCAACCTGAAAGACCTTGCTGTAAGGGTTGACTTCATTTGAGACTGGATAATTTCAAAGGCTTCTTTATTGGAATATTCGTCAGTTACCCTTACATCCAAAGTAAAGTGACAAGATTCTGGTACTACGTTATGCTGTACACCGGCATTAATTCCAGACAAGGTTACTTTCACCTCTCCTAAATAATCTGAAACCTTTGGAAATTTAAAATTTAAAATCTCCTGCAGATCCTGCATGCATTTTACAATCGAATTATCGTCATTAGGATGAGCAGCATGAGAAGGAGTTCCTTTCATCTCTCCGTCAATTACCAACAGTCCTTTTTCTGCAATTGCCAGATTCATCTGCGTGGGTTCTCCTACGATGGCAAGTTCTATATTAGGTAACTGTGGGTACAGAGCCTCGATTCCGTCAAAACCTGAAATCTCCTCCTCAGCCGTCAACGCAATCACTAAATTATATTTTAAATCTTCTTTATCATAAAAATGTAAAAAAACCTGCGCCATAGAAACCAGAGAAGCTCCGGCATCATTACTTCCCAACCCGAACAGCTTACCATCCTTTTCAATAGGAACAAATGGATCCAATGTATAGGCTTTATTCGGTTTTACCGTATCATGGTGTGTATTTAATAAAACGGAAGGTTTAAATACATCAAAGTTCTTATTTACCGCCCAGATATTGTTTTTAAAACGCTTCGTCGGGATCTGATGCTTTTTGAAAAAGTTTTCAATCTCTACAGACGTATTGAATTCATCTTTACTGAATGAAGGAATTTCAATCAAATTTTTAAGCAATTCAACAGCATTGTTCAACAATTCTTCTTTATTATAAACAGATTTCAGTTCCTGCATGATGATTCTCTATATGGTTTTTAAGTTCTGTTTCTTTAATCAAAAACACTTTATTTACATTATTTTTTATCGCTCCAAGAGCATTTTCAAGTTTGGGTAAGATCCCTTTATGAAGTTTCCCTTCTTCTTTCAACGTTATAAAATCGTCTTCAGAAATACTTTTGATCAGAGATGCCGGATCATCCACATTTTCCAATACTCCTTTCTTATCAAAACAATACAGCAACTCCACTTCATACTTCTCAGACAAAGCCTGAGCAATCACAGAAGCAATTGTATCTGCATTGGTATTAAAAAGATTCCCTTTTCTATCGTGGGTAATCGCAGAAAATACTGGAACAAGATCCAGCTTAATAAGCTTTGAAATAAGCTTCTTATTCACACTCTTCTTATTAATATCGCCCACAAATCCGAAGTCTATCTCAGGGTGTTCTCTTTTCTTAGCTTTAATCAGATTTCC
This is a stretch of genomic DNA from Chryseobacterium tructae. It encodes these proteins:
- a CDS encoding M20 family metallo-hydrolase, with translation MQELKSVYNKEELLNNAVELLKNLIEIPSFSKDEFNTSVEIENFFKKHQIPTKRFKNNIWAVNKNFDVFKPSVLLNTHHDTVKPNKAYTLDPFVPIEKDGKLFGLGSNDAGASLVSMAQVFLHFYDKEDLKYNLVIALTAEEEISGFDGIEALYPQLPNIELAIVGEPTQMNLAIAEKGLLVIDGEMKGTPSHAAHPNDDNSIVKCMQDLQEILNFKFPKVSDYLGEVKVTLSGINAGVQHNVVPESCHFTLDVRVTDEYSNKEAFEIIQSQMKSTLTARSFRLNSSKIEMDHPFVKAGVEIGRTTYGSPTSSDQAIIPCTSVKMGPGDSRRSHTADEFIYINEIEEGIEIYIQILEKVL
- a CDS encoding Lrp/AsnC family transcriptional regulator, yielding MDLKDKMILSIIQEDSTLSVKEISEKIGLTFTPTYERIKQLEKHGIIQKYVGLLDREKLGLNIVVYCNVRLKEQSKKVLETFEKHIGKYDEVQEIISLSGEYDYMLKIIAKDINSYNEFAVNVISNVPNIGQYHSSIVLHEVKKSTKFKIELE
- the argB gene encoding acetylglutamate kinase translates to MKQKIYIIKIGGALIDDERLLDQFLDQFSEIKEKKILVHGGGKLANTLADKLGIEQKMINGRRITDKDTLDIVTMVYAGGINKNIVEKLQQKRCNGIGFSGADGNLIKAKKREHPEIDFGFVGDINKKSVNKKLISKLIKLDLVPVFSAITHDRKGNLFNTNADTIASVIAQALSEKYEVELLYCFDKKGVLENVDDPASLIKSISEDDFITLKEEGKLHKGILPKLENALGAIKNNVNKVFLIKETELKNHIENHHAGTEICL